One segment of Calliopsis andreniformis isolate RMS-2024a chromosome 1, iyCalAndr_principal, whole genome shotgun sequence DNA contains the following:
- the LOC143181265 gene encoding E3 SUMO-protein ligase KIAA1586 isoform X3: protein MMAFWLIQAPLYSLKDLMMRLQLPQTTIIHDGILTDPGTSIPIKRPYDEITTITDSKLFVHDGILADPGPSIIERPHDETTITTNNKSSSDSTVSKRNSKKHAFCNAWLADPILGPWVKKFDKDPYKAICIVCDKVLTAGKSELMKHSRTQVHNMNMSKIKAEKGELQPLLAFTKTDIKKAEIKFVLEIVEHNKSFHSYKDFPDATQLETPESPILENMTLKRTKIRAIIKNILNECIVMKMRKIFQNKIFSVLIHENTDVSDMKSVCILAQYMHEGESQTYLLDFLRMKDIKADNLYKSLMHALEVHNLCVKNLVSICVDNTKVMNGKHNSVVSRLLTDNKEIIVFSCICHSMYLVANEACEHIPNHINLLFLHISSYRSRNLKRQVILQEMQDLMKTTKQKMLQPCATKWLAISECVHRILNQWVVLFNLFAETSSEEKCSIAEEIVTHFNSAYTKAYLEFLEYILTLFMRLNTRFQSSKISIHRLIPECVRFLRILGANFLKGDILEVENVHEIDALDENNVLPLESIVIGSRAQEIINEIRNTSNAVEHDKIKDFYNNCKKFYQAAFVEAVKRFPFNNQILRSLDILSPRNALDLSKHGDRLDHVLHKFQSRFDSKVIQDEWLLLPSFFLPDEKERLIELNISDFWNEVNKITDLNKNDSEYPVFGNITKLARFCLSLPYSNADVETVFSMINDIKTLERNRLTPDMIAALCRVKLDIERSKKQCLNYEITQEMLSLFNANMYKNTQTDNSSGILVPHKIESSEYDIDIGE from the exons ATGATGGCATTTTGGCTGATCCAGGCCCCATTATACTCATTAAAAGACCTTATGATGAGACTTCAACTGCCACAGACAACAA TCATTCATGATGGCATCTTGACGGATCCAGGCACCAGCATACCTATTAAAAGACCTTATGATGAGATCACAACTATTACAGACAGCAAATTAT TCGTTCATGATGGTATCTTAGCTGATCCAGGACCCAGCATAATTGAAAGACCTCATGATGAGACTACAATCACCACAAACAATAAATCGA GCAGCGATAGCACCGTGTCTAAGAGAAACTCCAAGAAACATGCATTCTGCAATGCCTGGCTTGCAGATCCTATTCTGGGACCTTGGGTCAAAAAATTCGACAAGGACCCCTATAAAGCCATTTGCATTGTCTGCGATAAAGTTCTTACGGCTGGAAAAAGCGAACTCATGAAACATAGCCGTACACAGGTACACAATATGAATATGAGTAAAATAAAAGCAGAGAAGGGGGAATTACAACCGTTACTTGCATTTACAAAGACAGATATAAAAAAGGCGGAAATAAAATTTGTGCTGGAAATCGTGGAGCATAATAAAAGTTTTCACTCCTATAAAGATTTTCCTGATGCAACACAATTAGAAACGCCTGAGAGTCCAATACTTGAAAATATGACATTGAAAAGGACAAAAATACGCgccataattaaaaatattttaaatgaatgTATTGTAATGAAAATGAGAAAAATCTTtcagaataaaatattttctgtaCTTATTCATGAAAATACAGATGTGTCAGACATGAAAAGTGTGTGCATTTTGGCACAATACATGCACGAAGGAGAGTCACAAACATATTTATTAGACTTTTTAAGAATGAAAGACATAAAAGCAGACAACTTATACAAAAGCCTTATGCATGCCTTAGAAGTGCACAATTTGTGCGTGAAAAATTTAGTGAGCATTTGTGTTGATAATACCAAAGTTATGAATGGAAAACACAATTCAGTTGTATCTCGGTTACTGACAGATAACAAGGAAATAATTGTTTTCTCTTGTATATGTCACTCCATGTATTTAGTTGCAAATGAAGCATGTGAGCATATACCAAATCATATTAATTTACTTTTTCTTCATATTTCTTCATATCGGTCAAGAAATCTAAAGCGGCAAGTAATTTTACAAGAAATGCAGGACTTAAtgaaaactacaaaacaaaagaTGCTGCAGCCATGTGCAACCAAATGGCTGGCAATATCGGAGTGTGTGCACAGGATACTAAATCAATGGGTAGTTTTATTCAACCTTTTTGCTGAAACGAGTAGTGAAGAAAAGTGCTCTATTGCAGAAGAGATAGTTACCCATTTCAATAGTGCATATACTAAGGCatacttagaatttttagagTATATATTAACACTATTCATGCGACTGAACACGCGTTTCCAGAGCTCGAAAATTTCGATACATCGGCTAATACCAGAATGTGTTAGATTTTTAAGAATTTTAGGAGCAAATTTTCTAAAAGGTGACATTTTGGAAGTAGAAAATGTCCATGAAATAGATGCGTTGGACGAAAACAACGTCCTTCCACTGGAATCTATAGTCATTGGAAGCAGAGCGCAGGAAATCATTAATGAAATTAGAAATACATCTAATGCAGTAGAACATGATAAAATTAAGGATTTTTACAACAATTGTAAAAAGTTTTATCAGGCAGCGTTTGTGGAAGCTGTAAAAAGATttccattcaataatcaaattttaagATCTTTAGATATTCTAAGCCCTAGAAATGCATTAGATTTATCAAAACATGGCGATCGATTAGATCATGTTTTGCATAAATTTCAATCGCGTTTTGATAGCAAAGTTATACAAGATGAATGGCTGCTGCTACCATCTTTCTTCTTACCAGATGAAAAAGAAAGATTAATTGAATTAAATATTAGTGATTTTTGGAACGAGGTGAATAAAATTACTGACCTCAATAAAAACGATTCAGAATACCCCGTATTCGGAAATATTACAAAACTTGCACGGTTCTGTTTATCGTTACCGTATTCGAATGCAGATGTCGAAACAGTATTTTCGATGATAAACGACATAAAAACGTTAGAAAGAAATAGATTAACACCAGACATGATTGCTGCATTATGTCGAGTGAAATTGGATATAGAAAGAAGCAAAAAGCAGTGCCTTAATTATGAAATTACTCAAGAAATGTTGAGTTTATTTAATGCTAATATGTACAAAAACACACAAACAGATAACTCAAGTGGTATTCTCGTGCCGCATAAAATTGAGAGCAGTGAATACGATATTGATATCggcgaataa
- the LOC143181265 gene encoding E3 SUMO-protein ligase KIAA1586 isoform X2, giving the protein MMRLQPPQIINYSFMMAFWLIQAPLYSLKDLMMRLQLPQTTIIHDGILTDPGTSIPIKRPYDEITTITDSKLFVHDGILADPGPSIIERPHDETTITTNNKSSSDSTVSKRNSKKHAFCNAWLADPILGPWVKKFDKDPYKAICIVCDKVLTAGKSELMKHSRTQVHNMNMSKIKAEKGELQPLLAFTKTDIKKAEIKFVLEIVEHNKSFHSYKDFPDATQLETPESPILENMTLKRTKIRAIIKNILNECIVMKMRKIFQNKIFSVLIHENTDVSDMKSVCILAQYMHEGESQTYLLDFLRMKDIKADNLYKSLMHALEVHNLCVKNLVSICVDNTKVMNGKHNSVVSRLLTDNKEIIVFSCICHSMYLVANEACEHIPNHINLLFLHISSYRSRNLKRQVILQEMQDLMKTTKQKMLQPCATKWLAISECVHRILNQWVVLFNLFAETSSEEKCSIAEEIVTHFNSAYTKAYLEFLEYILTLFMRLNTRFQSSKISIHRLIPECVRFLRILGANFLKGDILEVENVHEIDALDENNVLPLESIVIGSRAQEIINEIRNTSNAVEHDKIKDFYNNCKKFYQAAFVEAVKRFPFNNQILRSLDILSPRNALDLSKHGDRLDHVLHKFQSRFDSKVIQDEWLLLPSFFLPDEKERLIELNISDFWNEVNKITDLNKNDSEYPVFGNITKLARFCLSLPYSNADVETVFSMINDIKTLERNRLTPDMIAALCRVKLDIERSKKQCLNYEITQEMLSLFNANMYKNTQTDNSSGILVPHKIESSEYDIDIGE; this is encoded by the exons ATGATGAGACTACAACCACCACAGATAATAAATTAT TCATTCATGATGGCATTTTGGCTGATCCAGGCCCCATTATACTCATTAAAAGACCTTATGATGAGACTTCAACTGCCACAGACAACAA TCATTCATGATGGCATCTTGACGGATCCAGGCACCAGCATACCTATTAAAAGACCTTATGATGAGATCACAACTATTACAGACAGCAAATTAT TCGTTCATGATGGTATCTTAGCTGATCCAGGACCCAGCATAATTGAAAGACCTCATGATGAGACTACAATCACCACAAACAATAAATCGA GCAGCGATAGCACCGTGTCTAAGAGAAACTCCAAGAAACATGCATTCTGCAATGCCTGGCTTGCAGATCCTATTCTGGGACCTTGGGTCAAAAAATTCGACAAGGACCCCTATAAAGCCATTTGCATTGTCTGCGATAAAGTTCTTACGGCTGGAAAAAGCGAACTCATGAAACATAGCCGTACACAGGTACACAATATGAATATGAGTAAAATAAAAGCAGAGAAGGGGGAATTACAACCGTTACTTGCATTTACAAAGACAGATATAAAAAAGGCGGAAATAAAATTTGTGCTGGAAATCGTGGAGCATAATAAAAGTTTTCACTCCTATAAAGATTTTCCTGATGCAACACAATTAGAAACGCCTGAGAGTCCAATACTTGAAAATATGACATTGAAAAGGACAAAAATACGCgccataattaaaaatattttaaatgaatgTATTGTAATGAAAATGAGAAAAATCTTtcagaataaaatattttctgtaCTTATTCATGAAAATACAGATGTGTCAGACATGAAAAGTGTGTGCATTTTGGCACAATACATGCACGAAGGAGAGTCACAAACATATTTATTAGACTTTTTAAGAATGAAAGACATAAAAGCAGACAACTTATACAAAAGCCTTATGCATGCCTTAGAAGTGCACAATTTGTGCGTGAAAAATTTAGTGAGCATTTGTGTTGATAATACCAAAGTTATGAATGGAAAACACAATTCAGTTGTATCTCGGTTACTGACAGATAACAAGGAAATAATTGTTTTCTCTTGTATATGTCACTCCATGTATTTAGTTGCAAATGAAGCATGTGAGCATATACCAAATCATATTAATTTACTTTTTCTTCATATTTCTTCATATCGGTCAAGAAATCTAAAGCGGCAAGTAATTTTACAAGAAATGCAGGACTTAAtgaaaactacaaaacaaaagaTGCTGCAGCCATGTGCAACCAAATGGCTGGCAATATCGGAGTGTGTGCACAGGATACTAAATCAATGGGTAGTTTTATTCAACCTTTTTGCTGAAACGAGTAGTGAAGAAAAGTGCTCTATTGCAGAAGAGATAGTTACCCATTTCAATAGTGCATATACTAAGGCatacttagaatttttagagTATATATTAACACTATTCATGCGACTGAACACGCGTTTCCAGAGCTCGAAAATTTCGATACATCGGCTAATACCAGAATGTGTTAGATTTTTAAGAATTTTAGGAGCAAATTTTCTAAAAGGTGACATTTTGGAAGTAGAAAATGTCCATGAAATAGATGCGTTGGACGAAAACAACGTCCTTCCACTGGAATCTATAGTCATTGGAAGCAGAGCGCAGGAAATCATTAATGAAATTAGAAATACATCTAATGCAGTAGAACATGATAAAATTAAGGATTTTTACAACAATTGTAAAAAGTTTTATCAGGCAGCGTTTGTGGAAGCTGTAAAAAGATttccattcaataatcaaattttaagATCTTTAGATATTCTAAGCCCTAGAAATGCATTAGATTTATCAAAACATGGCGATCGATTAGATCATGTTTTGCATAAATTTCAATCGCGTTTTGATAGCAAAGTTATACAAGATGAATGGCTGCTGCTACCATCTTTCTTCTTACCAGATGAAAAAGAAAGATTAATTGAATTAAATATTAGTGATTTTTGGAACGAGGTGAATAAAATTACTGACCTCAATAAAAACGATTCAGAATACCCCGTATTCGGAAATATTACAAAACTTGCACGGTTCTGTTTATCGTTACCGTATTCGAATGCAGATGTCGAAACAGTATTTTCGATGATAAACGACATAAAAACGTTAGAAAGAAATAGATTAACACCAGACATGATTGCTGCATTATGTCGAGTGAAATTGGATATAGAAAGAAGCAAAAAGCAGTGCCTTAATTATGAAATTACTCAAGAAATGTTGAGTTTATTTAATGCTAATATGTACAAAAACACACAAACAGATAACTCAAGTGGTATTCTCGTGCCGCATAAAATTGAGAGCAGTGAATACGATATTGATATCggcgaataa
- the LOC143181353 gene encoding mitochondrial import inner membrane translocase subunit Tim13-B, which yields MDMLSSGSLTNSQKDELMDQIKYQIAIANTQELLTKMTEKCFKKCINKPGTSLDSSEQKCVAMCMDRYMDAFNLVTKAYTERLHRERNKM from the exons ATGGATATGCTTTCAAGTGGTTCTTTGACAAATTCGCAAAAAGATGAATTAATGGATCAAATTAAATACCAAATTGCTATTGCAAATACACAAGAATTACTTACG aaaatgACAGAGAAGTGCTTCAAAAAGTGTATAAATAAACCAGGTACCTCGTTGGATAGTTCCGAACAG AAATGTGTAGCAATGTGTATGGACAGATATATGGATGCATTTAATCTTGTAACAAAAGCTTATACTGAACGACTACATAGAGAACGTAACAAAATGTAA
- the LOC143181265 gene encoding E3 SUMO-protein ligase KIAA1586 isoform X1, giving the protein MLFLCIFWNSSMSNQPGIGDGILTDSDLSRPTKRSYDETTTTTDNKLIIHDGILADPGSIILIKRPYDETTTTTDNKLFIHDGILADPGPIILIKRPYDETSTATDNKLIIHDGILTDPGTSIPIKRPYDEITTITDSKLFVHDGILADPGPSIIERPHDETTITTNNKSSSDSTVSKRNSKKHAFCNAWLADPILGPWVKKFDKDPYKAICIVCDKVLTAGKSELMKHSRTQVHNMNMSKIKAEKGELQPLLAFTKTDIKKAEIKFVLEIVEHNKSFHSYKDFPDATQLETPESPILENMTLKRTKIRAIIKNILNECIVMKMRKIFQNKIFSVLIHENTDVSDMKSVCILAQYMHEGESQTYLLDFLRMKDIKADNLYKSLMHALEVHNLCVKNLVSICVDNTKVMNGKHNSVVSRLLTDNKEIIVFSCICHSMYLVANEACEHIPNHINLLFLHISSYRSRNLKRQVILQEMQDLMKTTKQKMLQPCATKWLAISECVHRILNQWVVLFNLFAETSSEEKCSIAEEIVTHFNSAYTKAYLEFLEYILTLFMRLNTRFQSSKISIHRLIPECVRFLRILGANFLKGDILEVENVHEIDALDENNVLPLESIVIGSRAQEIINEIRNTSNAVEHDKIKDFYNNCKKFYQAAFVEAVKRFPFNNQILRSLDILSPRNALDLSKHGDRLDHVLHKFQSRFDSKVIQDEWLLLPSFFLPDEKERLIELNISDFWNEVNKITDLNKNDSEYPVFGNITKLARFCLSLPYSNADVETVFSMINDIKTLERNRLTPDMIAALCRVKLDIERSKKQCLNYEITQEMLSLFNANMYKNTQTDNSSGILVPHKIESSEYDIDIGE; this is encoded by the exons ATGTTATTTTTGTGTATATTTTGGAATTCTAGTATGAGTAATCAGCCAG gcATTGGTGATGGCATCTTGACTGATTCAGATCTTAGCAGACCTACTAAAAGATCTTATGATGAAACTACAACCACCACAGACAACAAATTAA TCATTCATGATGGCATCTTAGCTGATCCAGGTTCCATCATACTTATTAAAAGACCTTATGATGAGACTACAACCACCACAGATAATAAATTAT TCATTCATGATGGCATTTTGGCTGATCCAGGCCCCATTATACTCATTAAAAGACCTTATGATGAGACTTCAACTGCCACAGACAACAAGTTAA TCATTCATGATGGCATCTTGACGGATCCAGGCACCAGCATACCTATTAAAAGACCTTATGATGAGATCACAACTATTACAGACAGCAAATTAT TCGTTCATGATGGTATCTTAGCTGATCCAGGACCCAGCATAATTGAAAGACCTCATGATGAGACTACAATCACCACAAACAATAAATCGA GCAGCGATAGCACCGTGTCTAAGAGAAACTCCAAGAAACATGCATTCTGCAATGCCTGGCTTGCAGATCCTATTCTGGGACCTTGGGTCAAAAAATTCGACAAGGACCCCTATAAAGCCATTTGCATTGTCTGCGATAAAGTTCTTACGGCTGGAAAAAGCGAACTCATGAAACATAGCCGTACACAGGTACACAATATGAATATGAGTAAAATAAAAGCAGAGAAGGGGGAATTACAACCGTTACTTGCATTTACAAAGACAGATATAAAAAAGGCGGAAATAAAATTTGTGCTGGAAATCGTGGAGCATAATAAAAGTTTTCACTCCTATAAAGATTTTCCTGATGCAACACAATTAGAAACGCCTGAGAGTCCAATACTTGAAAATATGACATTGAAAAGGACAAAAATACGCgccataattaaaaatattttaaatgaatgTATTGTAATGAAAATGAGAAAAATCTTtcagaataaaatattttctgtaCTTATTCATGAAAATACAGATGTGTCAGACATGAAAAGTGTGTGCATTTTGGCACAATACATGCACGAAGGAGAGTCACAAACATATTTATTAGACTTTTTAAGAATGAAAGACATAAAAGCAGACAACTTATACAAAAGCCTTATGCATGCCTTAGAAGTGCACAATTTGTGCGTGAAAAATTTAGTGAGCATTTGTGTTGATAATACCAAAGTTATGAATGGAAAACACAATTCAGTTGTATCTCGGTTACTGACAGATAACAAGGAAATAATTGTTTTCTCTTGTATATGTCACTCCATGTATTTAGTTGCAAATGAAGCATGTGAGCATATACCAAATCATATTAATTTACTTTTTCTTCATATTTCTTCATATCGGTCAAGAAATCTAAAGCGGCAAGTAATTTTACAAGAAATGCAGGACTTAAtgaaaactacaaaacaaaagaTGCTGCAGCCATGTGCAACCAAATGGCTGGCAATATCGGAGTGTGTGCACAGGATACTAAATCAATGGGTAGTTTTATTCAACCTTTTTGCTGAAACGAGTAGTGAAGAAAAGTGCTCTATTGCAGAAGAGATAGTTACCCATTTCAATAGTGCATATACTAAGGCatacttagaatttttagagTATATATTAACACTATTCATGCGACTGAACACGCGTTTCCAGAGCTCGAAAATTTCGATACATCGGCTAATACCAGAATGTGTTAGATTTTTAAGAATTTTAGGAGCAAATTTTCTAAAAGGTGACATTTTGGAAGTAGAAAATGTCCATGAAATAGATGCGTTGGACGAAAACAACGTCCTTCCACTGGAATCTATAGTCATTGGAAGCAGAGCGCAGGAAATCATTAATGAAATTAGAAATACATCTAATGCAGTAGAACATGATAAAATTAAGGATTTTTACAACAATTGTAAAAAGTTTTATCAGGCAGCGTTTGTGGAAGCTGTAAAAAGATttccattcaataatcaaattttaagATCTTTAGATATTCTAAGCCCTAGAAATGCATTAGATTTATCAAAACATGGCGATCGATTAGATCATGTTTTGCATAAATTTCAATCGCGTTTTGATAGCAAAGTTATACAAGATGAATGGCTGCTGCTACCATCTTTCTTCTTACCAGATGAAAAAGAAAGATTAATTGAATTAAATATTAGTGATTTTTGGAACGAGGTGAATAAAATTACTGACCTCAATAAAAACGATTCAGAATACCCCGTATTCGGAAATATTACAAAACTTGCACGGTTCTGTTTATCGTTACCGTATTCGAATGCAGATGTCGAAACAGTATTTTCGATGATAAACGACATAAAAACGTTAGAAAGAAATAGATTAACACCAGACATGATTGCTGCATTATGTCGAGTGAAATTGGATATAGAAAGAAGCAAAAAGCAGTGCCTTAATTATGAAATTACTCAAGAAATGTTGAGTTTATTTAATGCTAATATGTACAAAAACACACAAACAGATAACTCAAGTGGTATTCTCGTGCCGCATAAAATTGAGAGCAGTGAATACGATATTGATATCggcgaataa